A stretch of DNA from Melioribacteraceae bacterium 4301-Me:
CTGGGTAAATGAAACTACATGGCATAATATAGTCTGTTATAATTTACCCGATTCTTTAAAAGAACTGCTGAAGAAAGGGAAAAAATTTTATATTGAAGGCCGTATTTCAAAAAGGGATTACACTGATAAAGATAAAATTAAGAGGTATTTCACCGAAATCATCTCGGAACGATTAATCCCTCTTGATAGTAAAGATGTTGCTTCAGAAAATATTCAGACGTACGAGCAAGAGGGCGATGTCGATGTGGAAGCAACTGATGCAGATAATGATTTACCTTTTTAGAAATTTGTTAAACAATTAGAGGACCAAATTTTTAGTTGGATAATGATTGGCTTATTAGAGTGATTTTATTAATCATTCTAATATTGTTTTCTGCTTTGTTTTCAGGCTCCGAAGTAGCCTTATTTTCCTTAAGTCAAAAAGATGTAAAAGAGTTTTTAAGGACAAATAAAATAGTTGGCAAGTATATACTTAATCTATTAGAATACCCCCGTAGACTACTTGTAAATATTCTATTAGGCAATACAATTGTAAATGTTTCTGCTTCGATAATAGCAGTAAGTATTGCACTTGATGCTGCAAAAATCTTAAACTTATCTGTAGGATTTGTTTTAACAATTCAAATAGTTTTGTTAACCACTATTATTTTACTTTTTGGTGAATTAACACCCAAGATTTGGGCTACAAAAAAGCCTTTGCAATTTGCTAAAGTTGTTGCAGTACCGCTTTATTGGATTGGCATAATTTTTTACCCTATTTCAAAAATATTGACTGATTCACTCAGATTGTTGGTTTCCAAAATTAATTTTGATAAATCTAAAACTGCAATTAAAATAATGGAATTGCCGGAATTAGCCGATTTAGGAGTGGAACGCGGGACGATTAAAAAAGGCGAGCATGAATTAATTCATGGCCTGGTTGAATTTAAAACTGTTTCTGTCCGCGAAGTAATGACCCCGCGCGTCGATATAACAGCAGTACCCGTAAACGCCTCATTTGACGAAGTTATGAATGCTATCGTAAAATCTGGGCATAGCCGTATTCCTTTATATCAAGATAACTTAGACAAAATTATTGGCGTTATTTACGCAAAGGATTTACTGCCATTTTTGAAAAATGATATACTTAGGAAAAATTTTTCTACTCTGAAAATTTATCGCGAAACTTTATTTGTGCCAGAGACTAAATTAATCAGCAATTTATTACACGAGTTTCAACAGAAAAACATGCATATCGGTATTGTTGTTGATGAATATGGCGGTACCTCAGGCTTAGTCTCAATGGAAGATATCTTGGAAGAAATAATCGGTGAAATTAGAGATGAATATGATAAAGATGAAAAAGAAATATATAAAATTGATGATGATAACTATATCGTTGTCGGTAAAGTTGGCATTGAGCAGCTTAATGAATTATTAAACAGCAATTTTTCTTCCGAAAACGATGACTATGACACAGTTGCTGGATTTATTTACTATCACGCAGGCAACATACCACATGTTGGATATCAGTTCGATTATAATGGTTATAAATTTACTGTCAAAGAAGTAGTGGGTAAAAGAATAAAGAAAATACAAATAGAAAAAGTAAAATTAGAGTAACAACTAAAAATTATGAACATTGCTGATGTTGCTTATGCCTTAGAAGTTTTTTGCCTTTACGCTGATCAATTTTTAGAATTTTTCTAAAGTAAGTCTAATGAGAAAAGGATGCTTTTTTACAAGTATTGCCTTAGTGACTGTAGCTATTGGTGCAGGCTCGTATATAATAAAAAAGTACGGAGAAAATTTTTTAACTTTCGGTAAAGAAAAAATTATGGATAAGGCAATAGAAGATTTTAATGATTATCTAAGCAAAAAAATAAATGATAAATCAATGAAAGATTCTGTCTTGACAATAGTCAAAGATTATGAAAATAAAATCAAAGACGACAAATTTGACCTGGCTATGAAAAAAATTGGTGATGTGATCGACAAAGTAAAAGTCTTTGCTTCAGATGACGTTATCGATTCAACTGAAATTAGTGAACTAAAAAAAATAACAGGATATGATGAAAGAAGAACAAAGGACTGAAATAAAAGTTGGAATTACAGTTCTAATCGGAATAATAATTTTTATTTGGGTTTTTAGCTGGGCTAAAAATATTTCAATTAATTCTGAGAAGAAAAATTTGAATATAATATTCGACTCAGTAGCTGGGTTAGAAAATGGCGATGTGGTTACTGTTAATGGCGTACGACAAGGCTACGTTGATAAAATTAACAATCAAGGTAATTTAGTTTTAGTTAATGTGAAATTAAATCCAAATGTAGATTTAAGAAAAGATGCAACTTTCTCCATTATGATGTTAGACTTGATGGGCGGCAAAAAAATTGAAATAAATCCGGGCATATCTAATGAAAAATTAGATTACTCAATATCCCACCGAGGTAAATTTATTGGTGATATATCTACAGCAATGTCAATGCTTAGTTCAGTCCAAAGTGATTTAGTTGATGTAATAAGAGAAGTAAAAGTTACATTGAAAAATACTAATGAGTTGTTAGGAAATAAAAATTTTAGCAATGATATTAAAGTTTCTGTAAACAATCTTAACAGACTTACAAAAGAAATATCTGATCTAATTATTTCAAACAGAGAAAACATACACAACTTAATTTTGGAAACGGAAAAGACCGCATCTTCTTTCAATAACTTTTATGAAAAAAATCAAAATATTTTCAACGAGACATTAGACCAAACTAAAAAGGCAATATCTTCTTCCAATGAATTGCTAAAGAAGCTAAATACTTTTTTTGATGAGACTAAAGAACAAAAAAATAATATTGGTAAAGTAATTTATAACCAGAAATTGATTGATGATTTACAGATAAATTTAGAACAGCTTAAAGAACTTACTAGGATTCTTATTGAACAACTTAAAGGCAAGGGTATTAATGTTGATGCAAATATTTTTTAGTGTTATTATTTCTTTTAGTTTGTATTTGACAACTTAGAAGGTTAATCAATGGTATTAGGTGTGGGAATTGATATAATAGAAATTGACAGAATTAAAAGAAGCGTAGAAAAGTATGGTGAACAGTTCCTTCACAAAATTTTCACAGAGACTGAAATAAGTTATTCCTTGACTAAAGCAAATAAATATCAGCATTTAGCTGCTCGGTTTGCTGCTAAGGAGGCAATTGCTAAAGCTTTGGCGACGGGATGGGGTGACGGTTTTAAATGGAAAGATATTGAAATTTTTAATGAGAAAAACGGCATGCCAAAAGTTAAACTTGCTGGTAAATTGGCTGCTTTTGTTGGTAAAGAAAAATCACTTAAAATTACAATGAGCCACTCTGATAACTACGTCGCATGTTTTGCTATATTATACCAAGAAAACATAGCAATATGAGCTTAAAAAGCTTATTAGGAATGAATTCTTTACCTTTAACATTTTCCATTACAAATCCATTTTTCCATTAAAAAATTCTTAACCTTCTTCTCAGTTTAATATGTTATTAGAAATTTTAAGTGAAAAAATTATTTCTAATGCTATATATTTGCATAGTAAATTAAGATGGATTGTCTAATAATTTAGAAAGGATTAAAAGGTGAAAGAAAATCGTGTTGTTGTAGCAATGAGCGGTGGTGTTGATTCATCTGTGGCAGCAGCTTTGCTAAAAATGCAAGGGTTTGATGTAATTGGTATTACTATGAAAACATGGGGATTTATGGAAGTTGGAGGTGCACCAAAACATGAATCAGGTTGCTGCTCTTTAGATGCAATTTTTGACGCTAAAAATGTTGCTGACAAGCTTGATTTTCCACACTACACATTGGACTTTACAAAAGCTTTTGAAAACACTGTAATTGAAAATTTTGTGGATGAATACATTGCCGGCAGAACACCTAATCCCTGCGTTATTTGTAACAAAAAAATTAAATGGGAAGAGTTGTTAAAAAAAGCTGATTCGTTAGATGCAAAATTCGTTGCAACAGGTCATTATGCTGTTGTTGAATTTAATAATGAAACGGGTCGTTACTGCATAAAAAATTCAGCTGATAACAAAAAAGACCAAACTTACGCGCTTTGGGGGTTGAGTCAAGAAAGTTTAAGCAGAACTATTTTCCCATTGGGAAATTATAATAAGTCCCAAGTTAGGCAATTAGCTGAAGAGTTTAATCTTAAGACAGCAGCAAAACCAGATAGCCAAGAAATTTGTTTTGTTGCAGATAACAACTACGAAAGATTTTTAAGAGAAAGAATTCCTGAAACTATTGAAAAAATAGGAGGCGGTGATTTTGTTTATCATGGTAAAATTGTGGGTAAACATAGAGGCATACCTTTTTATACAATAGGACAGAGAAGAGGGCTCGGCGTTTCTTTTGGCAAACCAGTTTATGTGAAGAATATTGATATCAAAAAAAATATTGTTGAACTTGGTGACAAAGATGAACTACTTAACTCTTTCGCTTTAGCTTCTGGGGTTAATTACGTCAGCAAATCTATTCTTAATGAAGGCGAAGTAGTTTATGCAAAAATCCGTTATTCAGATAAAGCTACACCTGCGCAAGTAGTATTTGCTAATCAAAATAATTTGAAGGTAAAATTTA
This window harbors:
- a CDS encoding single-stranded DNA-binding protein; protein product: MALSLNKVMLIGNLGNDAETRFTPNNVSVTTFSLATNRSYKGKDGNWVNETTWHNIVCYNLPDSLKELLKKGKKFYIEGRISKRDYTDKDKIKRYFTEIISERLIPLDSKDVASENIQTYEQEGDVDVEATDADNDLPF
- a CDS encoding hemolysin family protein; translation: MDNDWLIRVILLIILILFSALFSGSEVALFSLSQKDVKEFLRTNKIVGKYILNLLEYPRRLLVNILLGNTIVNVSASIIAVSIALDAAKILNLSVGFVLTIQIVLLTTIILLFGELTPKIWATKKPLQFAKVVAVPLYWIGIIFYPISKILTDSLRLLVSKINFDKSKTAIKIMELPELADLGVERGTIKKGEHELIHGLVEFKTVSVREVMTPRVDITAVPVNASFDEVMNAIVKSGHSRIPLYQDNLDKIIGVIYAKDLLPFLKNDILRKNFSTLKIYRETLFVPETKLISNLLHEFQQKNMHIGIVVDEYGGTSGLVSMEDILEEIIGEIRDEYDKDEKEIYKIDDDNYIVVGKVGIEQLNELLNSNFSSENDDYDTVAGFIYYHAGNIPHVGYQFDYNGYKFTVKEVVGKRIKKIQIEKVKLE
- a CDS encoding MlaD family protein, with amino-acid sequence MMKEEQRTEIKVGITVLIGIIIFIWVFSWAKNISINSEKKNLNIIFDSVAGLENGDVVTVNGVRQGYVDKINNQGNLVLVNVKLNPNVDLRKDATFSIMMLDLMGGKKIEINPGISNEKLDYSISHRGKFIGDISTAMSMLSSVQSDLVDVIREVKVTLKNTNELLGNKNFSNDIKVSVNNLNRLTKEISDLIISNRENIHNLILETEKTASSFNNFYEKNQNIFNETLDQTKKAISSSNELLKKLNTFFDETKEQKNNIGKVIYNQKLIDDLQINLEQLKELTRILIEQLKGKGINVDANIF
- the acpS gene encoding holo-ACP synthase — encoded protein: MVLGVGIDIIEIDRIKRSVEKYGEQFLHKIFTETEISYSLTKANKYQHLAARFAAKEAIAKALATGWGDGFKWKDIEIFNEKNGMPKVKLAGKLAAFVGKEKSLKITMSHSDNYVACFAILYQENIAI
- the mnmA gene encoding tRNA 2-thiouridine(34) synthase MnmA; translation: MKENRVVVAMSGGVDSSVAAALLKMQGFDVIGITMKTWGFMEVGGAPKHESGCCSLDAIFDAKNVADKLDFPHYTLDFTKAFENTVIENFVDEYIAGRTPNPCVICNKKIKWEELLKKADSLDAKFVATGHYAVVEFNNETGRYCIKNSADNKKDQTYALWGLSQESLSRTIFPLGNYNKSQVRQLAEEFNLKTAAKPDSQEICFVADNNYERFLRERIPETIEKIGGGDFVYHGKIVGKHRGIPFYTIGQRRGLGVSFGKPVYVKNIDIKKNIVELGDKDELLNSFALASGVNYVSKSILNEGEVVYAKIRYSDKATPAQVVFANQNNLKVKFIEPKSAVTPGQSLVLYDNSGYLLAGGTITSEN